GATCGTCGCACCACCGGATGCCGTGTCGGCAGCCTCCATCGGGCGTCGTCTTGGCCTGCCGCGTCGCGTGATGACCGTGCTTTCTGGGGAGAGCCTGATCAACGACGCCACGTCGCTGACGATGTTCCGGGCGTTCGCGGCGATCGTCGCCGGAGCGACGGTATCGCTCTGGGACGGCATCTGGCAGTTCGCGCTCGCCGTGATGGTCGGAATAGCTGTCGGGCTGGTGTTCGGGATCGTGCTGCACCAGCTGCGGATGCGCGTGGACGACCCGGTCGTCAACGGCACGTTCGGCCTGCTCGCCCCGTTCGGCGCCTACGCGATCGCGGAGCAGCTGCTCGGATCGGGAGTGCTGGCCGTGGTCGCGATGGGCCTGTTCGTCGGGTTCAACGCGCCCAAGACGAGCTATGCGACCAGGCAGCAGGAGGCGCCGCTGTGGCTCTCGGCCGACTTCCTGCTGGAGTCGTTCGTGTTCGCGTACATCGGGCTGCAGCTGCCGCGGGTGGTCGGAGAGCTGAAAGACGGCGAGGGCGACACGATCGTGCTGCTCGCGGTGGTCGTGCTGGTGGCGGTGCTGCTCGTGCGGCCGCTCTTCGTGTATCCGGCGGGCGCATGGGGGCAGCGCTGGACGAAGTTCCGGCTGCGCCGATGGGAGAAGATGTCCGCCGCGAAGAAGGTGCTACCCATTGCCGACGGCCCGGGCCACCGGCATCCGCTCACCGAGGATCAGCTGCGTCGCCGACTGACCGAGACCCGACTCTCGTGGCGCGACCACGCCGTGGTCTCGTGGGCGGGCATGCGCGGGGTGGTGACGCTGGCGACGGCGCTCGCCGCCGCCGATCTCGCGGGCCTCGACGCGGTCGCCTCCCACGCGATCGTCGTGGTCGCGTTCGTCGTGACCGTCGGCACGCTGCTGCTGCAGGGGCTGACGCTGCCCTGGCTGATCCGGGTGCTGGGTGTCGTCGATGACGAGGAGGCGCGGGAGGATGCCAGGCAGCTGGAGTCCGTGCGCGAACGCAGCCGCGAGGTCGGCAAGGCCTACCTGCGCGAAGCGAGGCGCGCGTGGGCGCAGGAGTACGGCGAGGATCAGCTGCCGGCGTTCGACGCGTACGCCGAGCGCCTGGTGCGCATGCAGGCCGGACCCGGCCGGGCGGACGAGGGGCCGGCACGCCCCTCGCCCGAGCAGTTCGCGGCGATGGCCAAGGGGTGGCTGTCGGCGCGTCGCGACCTGCTGCTCGAAGAGCGACGCGCCGGCAACCTCAGCGAGGAGGTCATGCACGAGCTGATCGCCGCAATGGATGCCGAAGAACTCGCGCTCGACACCCGGATGGCGCTGCGCACCTGAAACGGGCGTCGAGCAGCGTCGCCGACGAGGCAACGGACGCGCGAGCGCTGCGTGGCGCACGAGCGGCGTCAGACCGAACGGCGGCTACCGAACGGGGTGAGGCCGCTCGTGGTCAGGCCGCCACGAGCGCGTCGGCCGGTGGCCGTGCCAGGCGCAGAGCGCCGACGATCTGCCAGCGGGCGCTGAAGCTGTGGTCGCGGAGTCGCTCGAGAGCGGCGATGTCGGCGCTGTCGAGTCCGTCGCGGACGGCTTCGCGCAGCAGGTCGTCCTTCGTGGCGGGGAATTCCATCTCGGCGAGGAACCGTCGGAGGGCGGGGGACGGGGACATGACACATTCCTTTCCGGATCGGAGTGGGGAGCGCCCTGACCGGGCGCTCCCCACTGTGCGAATCAGGCGCTGATCGCCTCGGGGGTGTCGGTCGACTCGACCCGGATGCGGCGCGGCTTGGCACGCTCGCTGACCGGGATGATCACCGTGAGCACGCCGCTGTCGTACGAGGCGCTGATGCGCTCGAGGTCGACACCGTCGCCGAGCGTGAACTGGCGGAAGTAGGTTCCGGTGCCGCGCTCGCGGGCGATCCAGCGCATGCCTTCGCCGGTGTCGGCGGTGCGCTGCGCGCGGATCGACAGCTGCGAGCCGTCGAGATCGACGTCGATCGAGCCGGGGTCGGCGCCCGGGATGTCGGCATGCAAGACATAGCGGTCGCCGTCGCGGCAGAGGTCGACGGGCATCACGCGCGGGGCGCGTACGGAGTCCAGCACGCTCGCGGCGAATCGATCGAGCTGACTGATCGGATCGAGGGTCATGGCCATGGTGTTCTCCTCTCACTATGGGCCGCCGGTCGGCGGCTCTGCGGTGCAATGCAGGGAATCTGCATCCGTTGCTGTATATTTATAGCGCCCAGTTCGACAGATTTCAAGTACCCGGAACGGATGCCAGATGACCGAGCGTGACGCCGCAACTCCGCTGTACGGGATCGCCGTGGCGGCCGATCTCGCCGACGTCCCCGAGGCGACGCTGCGGCTGTACGAGCGGCGCGGACTGCTCACCCCGTTCCGCAGCGACGGCGGCACGAGGCGGTACAGCGACGACGACATCGATCGCCTTCGCCGGGTGGCCGAGCTGCGGGATGCCGGGGTGAACCTCGCCGGCATCGGGCGCGTCCTCGATCTGGAGGACGAGAACGGCGAGCTGCGTCGCGAGCTCGAGCAGGAGCGTCGGGAACGCTGACCTCGGCTGGCGCGAGAACGATGCCTCGCCGGATGCGCGCAGCCGTTGGAGCTGGCTGCGCCCGGGCATCCGGGTCGCCTGTTTTTCGGCATCCGGATGCCGAAAGCGCTCCGCCCCGGAGAAAGGGGTGGAGCGCTCTCGTCGATGCAGCGGGTCAGCGTGCGCCGGCCGGCTCCTTCGTGGTGTCCGGCTCCGGGGCATCCGCGTCGTCGATGTCTTCCGCGAACGGCAGGCCGTTGCGGGGGGCGTTGTAGAGCTCCTCGTCGAGGATGCCCTCGCGCTTAGCGACGATGGCCGGCACGAGGGCCTGGCCCGCGACGTTCACCGCGGTGCGGCCCATGTCGAGGATCGGGTCGATGGCGAGCAGCAGTCCGACGCCCTCGAGCGGCAGGCCCAGGGTCGACAGGGTGAGGGTGAGCATCACGACCGCGCCTGTGGTTCCGGCGGTGGCGGCCGAGCCGACGACCGAGACGATCACGATCAGCAGGTACTGGATGAAGCTCAGCTGAATGTCGAAGAACTGGGCCACGAAAATCGCCGAGATCGCCGGGTAGATGGCGGCGCAGCCGTCCATCTTGGTGGTCGCACCGAGCGGCACGGCGAACGACGCGTAGCCGCGGGGCACGCCGAGGTTGCGCTCGGTGACGCGCTGCGTGAGCGGCAGGGTGCCGATCGACGAGCGGCTGACGAAGGCCAGCTGCACGGCGGGCCAGACGCCCGAGAAGTACTGCTTGATCGACAGACCGTGGGTCTTCACGAGGATCGGGTAGACCACGAAGATCACCAGGGCGAGGCCGATGTAGATCGCCGCGGCGAACCACGCGAGCGAGGTCAGCTTGTCCCAGCCGTACTTGACGACGGCCGAGCCGATGAGGCCGAAAGTACCGATCGGGGCGATGCGGATGATCCACCACAGCACGCGCTGGATGACCTTGAGCAGCGACTCGGTGAAGGCGAGGAACGGCTCGGCCTTGCGGCCGGCCCTGAGGGCGGCGATTCCCACGACCGCGGCCACCACGATGACCTGCAGGATGTTGAAGTTCACGCTCGACACGAGTGTGCCCTCGACGGGACCGGGGCCCGTCGACACGGACAGGCCGAGGAAGTTCTGCGGGATCAGACCGAGCAGGAAGTTCCACCAGGTGCCGACCGTGTACGGGTCGCCCGTCTCGAGGCCCGCCCCCGCCTTCGCGCCGGGCTGGATGACCAGGCCGAGCGTGATGCCGATGATCACGGCGATGAACGCGGTGATGCCGAACCAGAGGATCGTCTGACCCGCGAGGCGCGCGGCGTTCTGCACGCGGCGCAGGTTGGAGATGCTCGCGACGATCGCCGTGAAGATCAGCGGCACCACGGCCGCCTTCAGCAGCGTGACGTACGAGCTGCCGATGCGGTCGAGCGTGTCGGACAGTACCGTCGGGTTGGTGCCGCTCGCGCCGAGCGAGACGGCGATCAGGCCGACGCCGATGCCCAGGATGAGGGCGGCGATGATCTGGAACCCGAAGGATGTCAGCAGCTTGCGGACCGGGCCCCGGGTGTCTGGCGCCTTCTGGGCGCGCGCGGTGGAAGAAGAGGTGCTCAAAGGGACTCCAATTGTCTGCGCGGAGTGCGCGTCGTGTGGGGTAAACGCTAAGCGGATCGCTGTATTCCCGCGAATATGTGTGACGAAGCATGACGGGGCCGGGTCCCCCCGGCCCGGGCCGCGGTCGCTCCGCCCACACCGCCCGGTCGCAGAGCGGACACCCTCCCGGTCGTTCAGCGAGCGAAGCGAGTCGAAACGCCGACGTACCCGCCGGACGCAATCGCGGATGAGCCAGCACCCACTCACCCGCGCGGAGCCAGCACCAGCAGGTCCCCCACCTCGCACTCGAGCGCGTCGCACACCGCCCGCAGCGTCGAGTACCTGATCGCCCGCGCCCGATCGTTCTTCAGCACCGACAGGTTCACGATGCTCACCCCCACCCGAGCGCTCAACTCGGTCAGCGTCATCCCGCGCTCGACGAGCAGTTCATCCAGGCGGCAATGGATGCCCGTAAACTCGTCATCCGCCCCTGCCGGCGTCATACCAGCCCCTCCGTCTCGCGCTGCAGTCGAGTTCCGTTGCGCAGGATCACCGCGAGGGCGGCGAACGCCAGCCCGGCCGCGATCGGCCAGAACGGAAGGGTGACGCTGAATACAGGGTCGGGCCACCAGGCATCCAGCACGTCGTCGATGCCGGCAACCTTCTCGTAGCCACCGC
The window above is part of the Microbacterium sp. nov. GSS16 genome. Proteins encoded here:
- a CDS encoding cation:proton antiporter — encoded protein: MESSIFFIVVGAVAVAAVARRRGWPAPLLVTVVALLASFLPFVPDVAIDGHVLLNVVLPPLLYSAALDVSFLSFRRAIPQIRRLGVGLVVVTAVVVGVLAWWIMPALTLPGALLLGAIVAPPDAVSAASIGRRLGLPRRVMTVLSGESLINDATSLTMFRAFAAIVAGATVSLWDGIWQFALAVMVGIAVGLVFGIVLHQLRMRVDDPVVNGTFGLLAPFGAYAIAEQLLGSGVLAVVAMGLFVGFNAPKTSYATRQQEAPLWLSADFLLESFVFAYIGLQLPRVVGELKDGEGDTIVLLAVVVLVAVLLVRPLFVYPAGAWGQRWTKFRLRRWEKMSAAKKVLPIADGPGHRHPLTEDQLRRRLTETRLSWRDHAVVSWAGMRGVVTLATALAAADLAGLDAVASHAIVVVAFVVTVGTLLLQGLTLPWLIRVLGVVDDEEAREDARQLESVRERSREVGKAYLREARRAWAQEYGEDQLPAFDAYAERLVRMQAGPGRADEGPARPSPEQFAAMAKGWLSARRDLLLEERRAGNLSEEVMHELIAAMDAEELALDTRMALRT
- a CDS encoding dicarboxylate/amino acid:cation symporter encodes the protein MSTSSSTARAQKAPDTRGPVRKLLTSFGFQIIAALILGIGVGLIAVSLGASGTNPTVLSDTLDRIGSSYVTLLKAAVVPLIFTAIVASISNLRRVQNAARLAGQTILWFGITAFIAVIIGITLGLVIQPGAKAGAGLETGDPYTVGTWWNFLLGLIPQNFLGLSVSTGPGPVEGTLVSSVNFNILQVIVVAAVVGIAALRAGRKAEPFLAFTESLLKVIQRVLWWIIRIAPIGTFGLIGSAVVKYGWDKLTSLAWFAAAIYIGLALVIFVVYPILVKTHGLSIKQYFSGVWPAVQLAFVSRSSIGTLPLTQRVTERNLGVPRGYASFAVPLGATTKMDGCAAIYPAISAIFVAQFFDIQLSFIQYLLIVIVSVVGSAATAGTTGAVVMLTLTLSTLGLPLEGVGLLLAIDPILDMGRTAVNVAGQALVPAIVAKREGILDEELYNAPRNGLPFAEDIDDADAPEPDTTKEPAGAR
- a CDS encoding MerR family transcriptional regulator, whose product is MTERDAATPLYGIAVAADLADVPEATLRLYERRGLLTPFRSDGGTRRYSDDDIDRLRRVAELRDAGVNLAGIGRVLDLEDENGELRRELEQERRER
- a CDS encoding helix-turn-helix domain-containing protein, which codes for MTPAGADDEFTGIHCRLDELLVERGMTLTELSARVGVSIVNLSVLKNDRARAIRYSTLRAVCDALECEVGDLLVLAPRG
- a CDS encoding Hsp20/alpha crystallin family protein yields the protein MAMTLDPISQLDRFAASVLDSVRAPRVMPVDLCRDGDRYVLHADIPGADPGSIDVDLDGSQLSIRAQRTADTGEGMRWIARERGTGTYFRQFTLGDGVDLERISASYDSGVLTVIIPVSERAKPRRIRVESTDTPEAISA
- a CDS encoding DUF2795 domain-containing protein: MSPSPALRRFLAEMEFPATKDDLLREAVRDGLDSADIAALERLRDHSFSARWQIVGALRLARPPADALVAA